One Myxosarcina sp. GI1 genomic window carries:
- a CDS encoding YdcF family protein, whose protein sequence is MKFKQPKYYLRYLAIFIVIIFSAGLFIFTSITIRIATARFFQPQPQAILTLGGSPQREEFTAWFAQFYPSLPIWVSSGFSEAVSRQIFRDAGISSERVHLDNRATDTVTNFTTLVADFKSQNIQHLYLITSDYHLPRAKAIGYIVLGSQGIAFTPIAVASEEPPEAKIKIRRDTARALLWLFTRHTGSSLKTR, encoded by the coding sequence ATGAAATTCAAACAACCAAAATATTATTTGCGATATCTTGCTATATTCATAGTAATTATTTTCAGTGCAGGTTTATTTATCTTTACCAGCATTACTATTAGAATTGCGACCGCCCGTTTTTTTCAGCCTCAACCGCAAGCCATACTTACTCTAGGGGGAAGTCCGCAGCGAGAAGAATTTACTGCTTGGTTTGCACAGTTCTATCCCTCTTTACCTATTTGGGTTTCTAGTGGTTTTAGCGAAGCTGTCTCGCGACAAATCTTTCGCGATGCTGGTATTTCCTCAGAAAGAGTACACCTAGATAATCGCGCTACGGATACGGTAACTAACTTTACTACTTTAGTAGCAGATTTCAAAAGTCAAAATATCCAGCATCTCTATTTAATTACTTCGGATTATCATCTGCCCAGAGCTAAAGCGATCGGCTACATCGTTCTAGGCAGTCAGGGAATTGCTTTTACTCCAATAGCAGTGGCTAGCGAAGAGCCTCCTGAAGCTAAAATAAAAATTCGGCGCGATACTGCCAGGGCTTTATTGTGGTTATTTACCAGACATACCGGCTCTAGTTTAAAGACACGTTAA
- the truB gene encoding tRNA pseudouridine(55) synthase TruB: protein MFGFINLDKPAGFTSHDCVAKLRRLLNTKKIGHGGTLDPAATGVLPIAVGKATRLLQFLPETKAYRARIRLGMTTTTDDLEGEVVATTSTSNLDEKTIKASLTNFVGTIEQVPPIYSAIKRDGKKLYELARKGEIVDVPPRTVAIEKIELITWDLAAEFPEVEVNIICSPGTYIRAIARDLGKILGMGGTLASLIRTESCGMRLETSLTFADLGQQLQHNTFKAIAPEQILTHLSSVILERLEAKKWCQGQAIAISVDRLILRRSNNYIATYDEERNFLGISNLVENGSFTVKPKVCIYNPSTE from the coding sequence ATGTTTGGCTTTATTAATCTCGATAAACCTGCGGGTTTTACTTCTCATGACTGTGTAGCCAAGTTAAGACGATTATTGAACACTAAAAAAATTGGACATGGGGGAACGCTAGATCCTGCGGCTACTGGTGTACTACCTATTGCAGTAGGCAAAGCTACTCGTTTATTACAGTTTTTACCAGAAACCAAAGCTTATCGCGCTCGTATCCGTTTGGGAATGACTACCACTACCGACGATCTAGAAGGAGAAGTTGTTGCTACTACATCGACGAGTAATTTAGACGAAAAAACAATTAAAGCTAGTTTGACTAACTTTGTCGGTACCATCGAACAAGTTCCGCCTATATATAGTGCTATTAAGCGAGATGGTAAAAAGCTTTACGAATTGGCAAGAAAAGGCGAAATAGTAGACGTTCCTCCAAGGACTGTAGCCATTGAGAAGATTGAGTTAATTACTTGGGACTTGGCGGCTGAATTTCCTGAAGTAGAAGTAAATATTATCTGTAGTCCTGGAACTTATATTAGAGCGATCGCCCGCGATTTGGGAAAGATCTTAGGTATGGGAGGTACTTTAGCTAGCCTGATTCGTACCGAAAGCTGTGGTATGAGATTAGAAACTAGTTTGACCTTTGCCGATTTGGGTCAACAATTGCAGCACAATACATTTAAAGCGATCGCGCCAGAACAAATTTTAACTCACCTATCCTCAGTTATTTTAGAGCGGCTTGAAGCTAAAAAATGGTGTCAGGGTCAAGCGATCGCAATTTCTGTAGATAGATTAATTTTAAGGCGATCGAATAACTATATCGCCACCTATGATGAGGAGCGCAACTTTTTAGGTATTAGTAATTTAGTTGAGAATGGTAGTTTTACAGTCAAACCAAAAGTATGTATTTACAACCCTTCGACTGAGTAA
- a CDS encoding peroxidase family protein: MVAFKGTVGNDDNTLLLSESELLGDDILSGDLGNDLLKGFDGDDTIEGGLGNDSIEGGAGKDRLFGQEGNDTVDGGDGDDTICGYEGDDVIYGRDGRDHIYGGEGNDIIYGGAGGDHLYGGEGADVFVFTPTTDLKNRDIDTIYDFDVNSDRIDLSAFNLNAYSTNTHAFDIFKNDSMPEVGLYQKGADVVITPKNTTNKGWVFLKNVNIDDLSAKNFIFAEAPKLNFEIRSLDGSGNNLLNPTLGRAGENYLRVGDANYVNGDEIDDTLPNARFISNRIFNDLHINLFSENNASHLVFVWGQFLDHTFGLATGVADAFGLDIRGGEEANIAFDKNDPLEDFRNDFGAIEVTRSAARGNGEQREQINTVSSFIDGWAIYGGTEARLEWLREGPVDGDMSNNSAKLLLPNGYLPTADARGDVANAPEMALMGRLRNDPASAIVAGDVRANENTGLTATHTLFAREHNRIVDLLPSYLDEETKFQITRKVVIAKQQYITYEEYLPSIGIELDPYQGYNPNVNPSLTNEFATVGYRAHSMVHGDFDFDRGNLSDADLAMLEQQGVLRDGGQIEVPVNAQSGNPSVVSKVGLGAVFEGLFETNYNNDYQIDNQLRSILFQVPIVSGEFTDGPPIEFLFNGVVDLGAIDVQRGRDHGMPSYNEMRIDYGLKPVTSFYEITGENPEAIKAFVDAADLKNVDGSKITSADLIFDANQLNLNDPSIIDFIAVFDEEGDLVADPEEIAKLLADNDEVEGVTAIQRSTVAARLEAIYGDIDNVDAFTGMVAEPHLAGTEFGELQYTIWKEQFEDLRDGDRFFYLNEPELASLNEIEATYGISYKDGLADIIANNTELDRGDIFANVFITEPHV; this comes from the coding sequence ATGGTTGCTTTTAAAGGAACTGTTGGTAATGATGACAATACATTATTGTTGTCAGAATCAGAACTTTTAGGCGATGACATCTTGTCAGGAGATCTAGGAAATGATTTACTCAAAGGATTTGATGGCGACGACACTATTGAAGGTGGTTTAGGTAACGACTCAATCGAAGGTGGTGCAGGAAAAGATCGTCTTTTTGGTCAAGAAGGCAATGATACGGTTGATGGTGGCGATGGCGACGACACAATTTGTGGTTATGAAGGTGACGACGTAATTTATGGTCGAGATGGCAGAGACCACATTTATGGTGGAGAAGGTAACGACATAATCTACGGCGGTGCTGGTGGCGACCACCTCTATGGTGGAGAAGGTGCAGATGTCTTTGTTTTTACACCAACAACTGACTTAAAAAATCGTGATATTGACACAATCTATGACTTTGATGTTAATAGCGATCGCATCGATCTTAGTGCTTTCAATTTAAATGCTTACAGCACCAACACCCACGCATTTGATATCTTCAAAAATGATTCAATGCCAGAAGTAGGATTGTACCAAAAGGGTGCTGATGTAGTTATTACTCCTAAGAATACTACTAACAAAGGTTGGGTTTTTCTCAAAAATGTCAACATTGACGACCTTAGTGCTAAAAACTTCATCTTTGCCGAAGCTCCTAAGTTAAACTTTGAAATTCGCAGTTTGGATGGTAGTGGTAATAACTTATTAAATCCAACTTTAGGTCGAGCTGGTGAAAATTATCTCCGTGTTGGCGATGCTAACTACGTCAATGGCGATGAAATTGACGATACTTTGCCAAATGCCAGATTTATCAGTAACCGCATCTTTAACGACCTTCATATCAACTTATTCTCTGAAAACAATGCCAGCCATTTAGTCTTTGTTTGGGGGCAATTTTTAGACCATACCTTTGGTTTGGCAACAGGAGTTGCAGATGCGTTTGGACTCGATATAAGAGGTGGAGAAGAAGCTAATATCGCTTTCGATAAAAACGATCCCCTAGAAGATTTCCGTAATGATTTTGGTGCCATTGAGGTTACACGCTCTGCTGCTAGAGGCAACGGCGAGCAAAGAGAACAAATCAATACCGTTAGCTCTTTTATCGATGGTTGGGCTATCTATGGTGGAACAGAAGCAAGATTAGAATGGTTGCGTGAAGGACCTGTTGATGGGGATATGTCCAACAATAGTGCTAAATTGCTATTGCCAAATGGCTATTTACCTACTGCTGATGCTCGTGGTGATGTAGCAAATGCTCCAGAGATGGCTTTAATGGGACGCTTGAGAAACGATCCCGCTTCGGCTATTGTCGCAGGTGATGTTAGAGCCAACGAAAATACTGGTTTAACCGCAACTCACACTCTCTTTGCTCGCGAACACAACCGCATCGTAGATTTGCTTCCAAGCTATCTCGATGAAGAAACTAAGTTTCAAATCACTCGTAAAGTTGTTATTGCCAAGCAACAATATATTACTTATGAAGAATACCTACCCTCTATTGGAATCGAACTAGATCCATACCAAGGTTACAACCCTAATGTCAATCCTAGTTTGACTAATGAATTTGCTACTGTCGGCTATCGCGCTCACAGCATGGTTCATGGAGACTTCGATTTCGATCGCGGTAATCTATCCGATGCTGATTTAGCAATGTTGGAACAACAGGGAGTTCTTAGAGATGGCGGTCAAATTGAAGTACCTGTAAATGCTCAATCGGGTAATCCTAGCGTAGTCAGTAAAGTTGGTTTGGGTGCTGTTTTTGAGGGACTATTTGAAACTAACTACAACAATGATTATCAAATAGATAATCAATTGCGTAGTATTCTCTTTCAAGTTCCAATTGTAAGTGGAGAATTTACCGATGGTCCTCCAATCGAGTTTCTGTTCAATGGCGTAGTTGATTTGGGTGCGATTGACGTTCAACGCGGACGCGATCACGGTATGCCTTCTTACAACGAGATGCGTATAGATTATGGATTAAAGCCTGTTACCTCTTTCTATGAGATTACTGGTGAAAATCCCGAAGCTATTAAAGCATTTGTAGATGCAGCCGATCTTAAAAATGTCGATGGCAGTAAGATAACTTCAGCAGACTTAATCTTTGATGCCAACCAGCTAAATCTCAACGATCCTAGTATTATCGACTTTATCGCTGTCTTTGACGAAGAAGGAGATTTAGTGGCAGATCCCGAAGAAATCGCCAAACTATTGGCTGATAACGATGAGGTTGAAGGTGTAACTGCTATCCAAAGATCGACCGTTGCTGCTCGCTTAGAAGCTATCTATGGCGACATAGATAACGTCGATGCTTTTACGGGTATGGTTGCCGAACCACATCTTGCTGGCACAGAATTTGGCGAACTACAGTACACTATCTGGAAAGAACAGTTTGAAGATCTTCGCGATGGCGATCGCTTCTTCTATCTCAACGAACCAGAATTAGCAAGTTTGAATGAGATTGAAGCAACTTATGGTATCAGCTATAAGGATGGTTTGGCTGATATTATTGCTAACAATACCGAGCTTGACAGAGGCGATATTTTTGCTAATGTCTTTATTACCGAGCCTCATGTCTAA
- the acnB gene encoding bifunctional aconitate hydratase 2/2-methylisocitrate dehydratase — protein sequence MLEQYRKHAAEREALGIPPLPLTAEQTSELCELLKNPPAAEKEELLLLLRDRVPPGVDDAAYVKAGFLTGIAQGEIECPLISKQGAVNLLGTMIGGYNVQSLVNLLKSREPSLAAQAAAALSKTLLVFDAFNDVLELSDSNPYAKQVIDSWANAEWFIGRPKLPESITVTVFKVPGETNTDDLSPAPHATTRPDIPLHALAMLESKMPEGIETIAKLKEKGHPVAYVGDVVGTGSSRKSAINSVLWHIGHEIPFVPNKKAGGYILGNKIAPIFFNTAEDSGALPIECDVSQMNTGDVITIKPYQGEITNESGEVISTFKLKPETILDEVRAGGRIPLLIGRALTDKTRDALGLQPSETFTRPSLPEETGKGFTLAQKMVGKACGLHGVRPGTSCEPIMTTVGSQDTTGPMTRDELKELACLGFNADLTLQTFCHTAAYPKPVDVKTHQQLPDFFATRGGVALRPGDGIIHSWLNRMLLPDTVGTGGDSHTRFPLGISFPAGSGLVAFAAALGVMPLDMPESVLVRFTGELQPGVTLRDIVNAIPWVAIQEGKLTVAKENKQNVFNGRVMEMEGLPDLKVEQAFELTDATAERSCSGSTIKLSEETVAEYLRSNIALLKNMVARGYSDARTLMRRVAKMEQWLANPELMSADADAEYADVIEVNLNEIKEPIVAAPNDPDNVKLMSECAGDKIDEVFIGSCMTNIGHYRAAAKILEGAGVVKGRLWICPPTRMDEKQLREEGVYGVFAAAGARTEMPGCSLCMGNQARVEDNATVFSTSTRNFNNRMGKGARVYLGSAELAAVCALLGKIPTVEEYMAIVNEKVDPFAGELYRYLNFDQIDNFEDEGRVIPIEEMPKIEDILGMPV from the coding sequence ATGTTAGAACAATATAGAAAACACGCAGCAGAGAGAGAAGCTTTAGGAATTCCTCCTTTACCATTAACTGCCGAACAGACATCCGAACTGTGTGAGTTGCTAAAAAACCCGCCAGCAGCAGAAAAAGAAGAATTATTGTTATTATTGCGCGATCGCGTTCCTCCTGGTGTAGATGACGCAGCTTATGTCAAAGCGGGTTTTCTGACGGGAATAGCCCAGGGCGAGATTGAGTGTCCTTTGATTTCAAAGCAAGGAGCAGTTAATTTACTGGGCACGATGATTGGCGGCTATAACGTTCAGTCTTTGGTAAATTTATTAAAATCGCGAGAGCCCAGCCTTGCCGCTCAAGCTGCTGCCGCTTTGAGCAAAACTTTGTTAGTATTCGATGCTTTTAACGACGTTTTAGAACTATCCGATAGTAACCCCTATGCCAAACAAGTAATAGATTCTTGGGCAAATGCCGAATGGTTTATCGGTCGCCCCAAACTGCCTGAGAGTATTACTGTAACTGTGTTTAAAGTGCCAGGAGAAACCAACACCGACGATCTTTCCCCTGCTCCTCACGCTACTACTCGTCCCGATATTCCCCTTCACGCACTAGCGATGCTAGAGTCAAAAATGCCAGAGGGGATTGAAACTATTGCCAAGTTAAAAGAAAAAGGACATCCCGTTGCTTATGTCGGTGATGTAGTCGGTACTGGTTCTTCTCGTAAGTCGGCGATTAACTCGGTTTTATGGCATATCGGACACGAAATTCCTTTTGTTCCCAACAAAAAAGCTGGCGGTTACATCTTAGGTAACAAAATTGCCCCCATTTTCTTTAACACTGCTGAAGACTCTGGAGCATTACCTATTGAGTGTGATGTTTCCCAGATGAATACGGGAGATGTAATTACCATCAAACCCTACCAAGGAGAAATTACCAACGAAAGCGGCGAAGTTATCTCTACCTTCAAACTCAAACCAGAAACTATTCTTGATGAAGTCAGGGCAGGTGGACGTATTCCCCTACTTATTGGCAGGGCTTTGACCGATAAAACCAGAGACGCACTAGGACTCCAACCTTCAGAAACATTTACTCGTCCCTCTTTGCCCGAAGAGACAGGCAAAGGCTTTACCCTTGCCCAAAAAATGGTCGGCAAAGCCTGTGGTTTACATGGAGTCCGTCCAGGCACTTCTTGCGAACCAATTATGACTACCGTTGGCTCTCAAGATACTACTGGACCAATGACCAGAGACGAACTAAAGGAACTAGCCTGTTTGGGTTTCAATGCCGACTTAACTCTACAAACCTTCTGTCATACAGCAGCATATCCCAAACCCGTAGATGTCAAAACCCATCAACAACTACCCGATTTCTTCGCAACTCGCGGTGGTGTAGCATTGCGTCCTGGAGACGGTATTATTCACTCTTGGCTAAATAGAATGCTGCTACCAGATACTGTCGGTACAGGTGGCGACTCTCATACTCGCTTTCCTCTGGGTATATCTTTTCCTGCTGGTTCGGGTCTGGTAGCTTTTGCTGCGGCTTTGGGGGTGATGCCTCTAGATATGCCCGAATCGGTGTTAGTACGCTTTACGGGTGAGTTGCAGCCGGGTGTCACTCTCAGAGACATCGTTAACGCCATTCCCTGGGTAGCCATCCAAGAGGGTAAACTAACTGTGGCTAAAGAAAATAAGCAGAATGTCTTTAACGGGCGGGTAATGGAAATGGAAGGTTTACCCGATCTTAAAGTAGAACAAGCTTTTGAACTAACCGATGCTACCGCCGAACGTTCTTGTTCTGGTAGTACGATTAAATTAAGCGAAGAAACCGTAGCTGAATATTTGCGTTCTAATATCGCTTTGCTCAAGAATATGGTCGCACGGGGTTATAGCGATGCCCGTACTTTAATGCGTCGTGTTGCCAAAATGGAACAGTGGCTGGCAAACCCAGAACTGATGTCTGCCGACGCAGATGCCGAATATGCAGATGTTATCGAAGTCAACCTCAACGAAATTAAAGAACCTATTGTCGCCGCCCCCAACGATCCCGATAATGTCAAGCTAATGTCGGAATGTGCTGGCGATAAAATCGACGAAGTGTTTATCGGTTCCTGCATGACCAACATCGGACACTATCGCGCTGCGGCAAAAATTTTAGAAGGTGCGGGAGTAGTTAAGGGGCGTTTGTGGATTTGTCCTCCTACCCGTATGGATGAAAAACAGTTAAGAGAAGAGGGCGTATACGGTGTGTTTGCTGCTGCTGGCGCACGTACCGAAATGCCTGGGTGTTCTCTCTGCATGGGCAACCAGGCGCGAGTTGAAGATAATGCTACCGTCTTTTCTACCTCAACCCGTAACTTTAACAATCGTATGGGTAAAGGCGCGAGAGTTTATCTCGGTTCGGCAGAATTGGCTGCTGTCTGTGCCTTATTAGGTAAGATTCCCACAGTTGAAGAATATATGGCAATCGTGAACGAAAAAGTCGATCCCTTTGCTGGCGAACTGTATCGCTATCTCAACTTCGACCAAATAGACAATTTTGAAGATGAAGGCAGGGTAATTCCCATCGAAGAAATGCCAAAAATCGAAGATATTTTAGGTATGCCCGTTTAG
- a CDS encoding glycosyltransferase, whose translation MKVLHVIPSLSPTLGGPTQAVLNMVKALRSLGVEAEIVTTNDNGVELLDVPLNRRVVYEQVPVWFLPRFTPPIKEFIFSAALTRWLWQHASEYNLLHTHYLFSYASTCAGAIARRRQIPYIVRTIGQLTPWALAQSHLKKQIYTAVIERHNLQRAAAIHCTALGEAEDVRNFGIETPTITLPLGVLPPASLPTARAELNSLYQIPPQRKIILFLSRLHYKKRPDLLIESLSRLNDSNSDFHLILAGTGEQNYIDYLQNLVIKLGLSDRTSFVGFVSGRDKDLLLQGADIFALPSFSENFGIAVAEAMAAGLPVVVTSGVQIAPEIAAAEAGFVIQGEKTELTQAIANLLNLPQLRSRMGNNARNLTTEKYSWQAISTKLIDHYSEIIDRNTLTPDLKDLSYET comes from the coding sequence ATGAAAGTATTGCATGTCATTCCCTCTCTCAGTCCTACTTTAGGTGGACCGACACAAGCCGTATTGAATATGGTCAAAGCTCTACGCAGCTTGGGGGTAGAAGCTGAAATCGTTACGACTAACGATAATGGAGTAGAGCTTTTAGATGTTCCCTTAAATCGTCGTGTAGTTTACGAGCAAGTTCCCGTCTGGTTTTTGCCGCGTTTTACACCGCCAATCAAAGAATTTATTTTCTCTGCGGCTCTTACTCGCTGGTTATGGCAACACGCTTCAGAATATAATTTGCTACATACCCATTATCTCTTTTCTTATGCCTCTACTTGTGCGGGCGCGATTGCTAGGCGGCGACAGATTCCCTACATTGTTAGAACCATTGGTCAGCTTACTCCTTGGGCTTTAGCTCAAAGCCATTTGAAAAAACAAATATACACGGCTGTAATCGAACGTCACAATCTTCAACGAGCCGCCGCAATACACTGTACCGCTTTAGGAGAAGCCGAAGATGTGCGAAACTTTGGTATTGAAACTCCAACTATAACTTTACCTTTAGGAGTATTGCCTCCAGCAAGCTTGCCTACAGCGAGAGCCGAGTTGAACAGTCTCTATCAAATACCTCCACAGAGAAAGATAATTTTATTTTTATCGCGACTACATTACAAAAAACGTCCCGATTTACTAATTGAATCTCTTAGCAGATTAAATGACAGCAATTCTGATTTTCATCTGATTCTGGCGGGTACGGGAGAGCAAAACTATATCGATTACCTACAAAATTTAGTGATAAAACTGGGTTTGAGCGATCGCACTTCTTTTGTCGGTTTTGTTTCGGGAAGGGATAAAGATTTATTGTTACAGGGTGCGGATATATTTGCCTTACCCTCTTTTTCCGAAAACTTTGGCATTGCCGTTGCCGAAGCTATGGCTGCTGGTTTGCCCGTAGTCGTTACTTCAGGAGTGCAAATTGCCCCCGAAATTGCTGCGGCAGAAGCGGGTTTTGTCATTCAAGGAGAGAAGACTGAATTGACTCAAGCGATCGCCAATTTATTAAATTTGCCACAGTTGCGATCGCGAATGGGTAACAATGCTCGTAATTTGACTACCGAGAAATACTCCTGGCAGGCGATTTCTACAAAACTAATCGACCATTATTCGGAAATTATCGACCGCAACACTTTAACTCCAGATTTAAAGGATCTGTCTTACGAAACTTAA
- a CDS encoding MEKHLA domain-containing protein: protein MSLPIWQQPATIVRSQILVNSFRRTVGKELISATNNPEILAKNLFFAPFVLVSHGTQKDPVLNYGNKLALKLWEMPWETFTQTPSRLTAERENRETRKMMLERVTQQGYIDDYKGIRISSKGTRFLIKKAIVWNLQDKTGELCGQAATFSKWSVLEA, encoded by the coding sequence ATGTCTTTACCCATTTGGCAACAGCCAGCAACTATTGTTCGATCGCAAATTTTAGTTAACAGTTTTCGCCGTACGGTTGGTAAAGAACTAATTTCAGCCACAAATAATCCCGAAATACTGGCAAAAAATTTATTTTTCGCGCCTTTTGTTCTCGTTTCTCATGGCACACAAAAAGATCCCGTACTTAATTACGGCAATAAACTCGCTTTAAAACTGTGGGAAATGCCCTGGGAAACATTTACCCAAACGCCATCGAGACTGACAGCAGAAAGAGAAAATCGAGAAACCAGAAAAATGATGTTAGAGCGAGTAACCCAACAGGGATATATTGACGACTATAAGGGGATAAGAATTTCTAGCAAGGGAACCAGGTTTTTAATTAAAAAGGCGATTGTGTGGAATTTGCAAGATAAAACAGGGGAACTTTGTGGTCAAGCTGCAACTTTTTCTAAATGGTCTGTCCTTGAAGCTTAG
- the rnhA gene encoding ribonuclease HI produces the protein MTKTLSDRVIIYTDGACTGNPGAGGYGAVLIYGEHRKEIAGGYRLTTNNRMEMMAAIAALKALKNQCTVTLHSDSKYIVDAVNKGWAKRWQANGWKRNKKEAAKNPDLWQELLNLCQKHQVEFVWVKGHAGIAENERCDALAVAAAQQPNLPPDAGYC, from the coding sequence ATAACAAAAACTCTCTCCGATCGAGTCATTATTTATACAGATGGAGCCTGTACGGGCAACCCTGGTGCTGGCGGTTACGGTGCGGTGTTAATTTATGGGGAACATCGCAAGGAAATTGCTGGCGGTTATCGGCTTACTACTAATAATCGCATGGAAATGATGGCAGCGATCGCAGCATTAAAAGCATTAAAAAACCAATGTACTGTAACTCTACACAGTGACTCTAAATATATTGTCGATGCTGTAAACAAAGGTTGGGCAAAACGCTGGCAGGCTAACGGCTGGAAGCGCAACAAAAAAGAAGCAGCCAAAAACCCCGATCTTTGGCAAGAATTACTCAATTTATGCCAAAAACATCAGGTAGAATTTGTTTGGGTTAAAGGTCATGCGGGTATCGCCGAAAATGAAAGATGCGACGCGCTTGCCGTTGCCGCAGCCCAACAGCCTAACTTACCACCAGATGCAGGATATTGCTAA
- a CDS encoding VOC family protein, producing the protein MKITSCLHTAILVSDLNKAEQFYGNILGLSKSSKRTSNFLGAWYQIGEHQLHIIVRPDFEAKIHNMEKWGRNAHVAFTVDDLNTAKQKLQDQGHPIQMSSSGRAAFFTLDPDNNIIELSQVNQNSK; encoded by the coding sequence ATGAAAATTACTAGCTGTCTTCATACGGCTATTTTAGTATCCGATCTCAACAAGGCAGAGCAATTTTATGGCAATATTTTAGGCTTATCTAAATCTTCTAAGCGTACTTCAAACTTTCTCGGTGCTTGGTATCAAATTGGCGAACATCAGCTTCATATCATCGTGCGACCTGATTTTGAAGCCAAAATACATAACATGGAAAAATGGGGCAGAAATGCTCATGTAGCCTTTACAGTAGACGATTTAAACACTGCCAAACAAAAGTTACAAGACCAAGGACATCCCATTCAGATGAGTTCCTCTGGACGTGCGGCATTTTTTACTCTAGACCCAGATAATAATATTATCGAACTCAGTCAAGTAAATCAAAATTCTAAATAA
- a CDS encoding NAD-dependent epimerase/dehydratase family protein: MSTQIVTGVAGFIGSHLAETLLNRGDRVIGIDQFNDYYDPQLKHQNVERLQSYSAFKLIKANIQDLDWQKLLAETDVVYHQAAQAGVRASWGDGFRNYTERNINATQVILEAAKETPSLQRIVYASTSSVYGNAETMPTPETTCPQPVSPYGITKLAAERLCWLYEQNFNVPVTALRYFTVYGPRQRPDMAFHKFFRAALKDETISIYGDGKQTRDFTFVSDAVAANLVAVEVPEAVGQVFNIGGGSRVVLADVLDKMEKIMGRPLRKNYVARARGDARHTSADVTKAKTILGYNPQVALEEGLTKEWEWIQPLYR, encoded by the coding sequence ATGTCTACTCAGATAGTTACGGGTGTAGCAGGTTTTATCGGCTCTCATTTAGCAGAAACACTATTAAACAGGGGCGATCGCGTTATTGGCATCGACCAGTTTAATGATTACTACGATCCTCAACTCAAACACCAAAACGTAGAGCGTTTACAATCTTATTCGGCTTTTAAATTAATTAAAGCCAACATTCAAGATTTAGACTGGCAAAAACTTTTAGCAGAAACCGATGTAGTATATCATCAGGCAGCCCAGGCAGGAGTTAGAGCTAGTTGGGGCGACGGTTTTCGCAATTATACAGAAAGAAATATTAACGCTACGCAAGTGATTTTAGAAGCAGCTAAAGAAACCCCATCTTTGCAGCGCATTGTTTATGCTTCTACCTCTTCGGTATACGGCAACGCTGAAACTATGCCCACTCCCGAAACAACTTGCCCTCAACCCGTATCTCCCTACGGCATTACCAAATTAGCTGCCGAACGACTTTGCTGGCTGTACGAGCAAAACTTTAACGTACCAGTAACGGCACTACGCTATTTTACCGTTTACGGACCCCGTCAGCGTCCCGATATGGCATTTCACAAGTTTTTTCGAGCGGCATTAAAAGATGAAACTATTTCTATTTACGGTGACGGCAAACAAACTAGAGATTTTACCTTCGTCAGCGATGCAGTTGCAGCTAATTTAGTAGCAGTCGAAGTCCCCGAAGCAGTAGGACAAGTATTTAATATAGGGGGCGGCAGTCGGGTAGTTTTAGCTGATGTTCTCGATAAAATGGAAAAAATTATGGGGCGACCGTTACGGAAAAACTATGTAGCACGAGCTAGAGGAGATGCGCGTCATACTAGTGCCGACGTTACTAAAGCTAAAACAATTTTGGGTTACAATCCTCAAGTTGCTCTAGAAGAAGGTTTGACTAAGGAATGGGAATGGATTCAACCTTTGTATCGTTAA
- a CDS encoding tetratricopeptide repeat protein, with product MDGNLPLIYISALLAILIFAAIFILREVIKTRRQESKFSRLQNKLKKEAGTAQEYYQLGSLYLDKKLFVQSINLFKKALKADKKLEPENEALIHNAMGYAYFGQEQYDIAIRQYKEALKIYPEYVVALNNLANVYEKKQMVVKAVETYKEVLNIDPENKTAQQRTKSLEKRLVSSNS from the coding sequence ATGGATGGTAATTTACCTTTAATATATATCTCGGCTTTACTAGCAATCTTGATTTTTGCCGCTATTTTTATTTTAAGAGAAGTAATTAAAACTCGTCGTCAAGAAAGCAAATTTTCTCGTTTACAAAATAAACTGAAAAAAGAAGCAGGAACCGCTCAGGAATACTATCAACTCGGTAGTCTTTACTTAGACAAAAAACTATTCGTACAGTCTATCAATTTGTTCAAAAAAGCTTTAAAAGCAGATAAAAAACTCGAACCAGAAAACGAAGCTCTCATCCACAATGCTATGGGTTACGCTTATTTTGGACAAGAACAATACGACATTGCTATTCGCCAATATAAAGAAGCTTTAAAAATTTATCCCGAATACGTAGTTGCTTTAAATAATTTAGCTAATGTTTACGAGAAAAAACAAATGGTAGTAAAAGCTGTAGAAACATATAAAGAAGTATTAAACATAGACCCAGAAAATAAAACCGCACAGCAACGTACTAAGTCACTAGAAAAACGTTTGGTTTCTTCTAATTCTTGA